The nucleotide window atatacatatccaaaacccaaatgtacataaacaaaatcctGCCGCTCCATACACCTCTAGgaggataaaaaagaataagttatgtggagagaaagctaagtacatatatatacatcatagCATAACAAAATAACCCAGTAACCACTCCGCTTCAAgagtccagacgcctaacgagatgtctctcgacttgcatctgaaaaataacaacatagtatggaatgagaaccggaggttctcagtatggtaaaggtgccgcacacataatatataaggtcctgggaatgccaaAGGCAATCTTAGAACGCCAACACTCATATTATAGAGCTTGaagtattaaacagaagccataaaaggtggttttctaAGAATATGTAAACCTGACTTAACTTACCCTTAAACCTAAATCTCATACTGCAATTCCTCCACACCTCCATCTACATCAGTATTTCACAgacaaataaacaaataaaggcaagtacaagaaggttacaaatactgcaggtaacaaatatacatttagCATGGCAAATACATTTAAGCACACCCAATTAAAGCACAAGCAAGTAGttcaagtaatatgcatatgattcatgcctatcctatggctgatgaagctcatctgtcggttatccagccaacccgaaaAATTTGAATTGTACTTAGACTGTCCCTCGACGTGCATTCCTAAGattctatgcatagctttttctcaaataattaatattgctcaatggggtaACATTCCGgaaatttatatagtgcccggtcacacttacgtcgtagggtcaacagagtatcaagtttttaacctggtacacgtggtggcaagccacgacacttagggctggcaatgggtagggtagggtagggtttggaccctaccctaaccctacccgcgggttgaaaatttcattaaaactcTATCCTACTCTACCCGcgggttgagaatctctcaaccctaaccctacccgtaccctaaaattctaaaccctaccctaccctaccctacccgcagaaatatcaaattttttcaaagtaaatataaaattcaattatttcgaattttatacgtattaataacataaaaaataaaaaactaatgctctaaattactaaattaactaactagtttAGTGGTTGTTCACTTATTATAAGTCATTGCATAAGAAAGGTTGTAGATTCAACTCTCACTTTCTTCACTATATAgagagatttttataaaatatgtgttatatatgaggtgcgggtagggtaggtgacaaaccccatttttagggtttatcttgtattgattttagggaattttatcacctttcacccacatttattcaatgaaatagcatggttttataacttctcccttaattgtgcttaagagtgaaaacatgctttttaggtcttaaaatagctaaatctaattctccttgattccactagatgccttgatatgtttgttaagtgatttaaggtttaggaggcaaagattggatcaagggaatgaagaaagaagcatgaaaagttggagaactcatgaagaaatgaaagaaccggaaagctgtcaagccgacctcttcgcacttaaacgaccataacttgagctacagaagtccaaatgatgcggttccagttgggttagaaagctaacatccggggcttcgaaacgatataagatttgccatagttgctaNNNNNNNNNNNNNNNNNNNNNNNNNNNNNNNNNNNNNNNNNNNNNNNNNNNNNNNNNNNNNNNNNNNNNNNNNNNNNNNNNNNNNNNNNNNNNNNNNNNNNNNNNNNNNNNNNNNNNNNNNNNNNNNNNNaggccttgtgggcccaatccaactcatttctgatgctatttaacccaaggagtgaagagggaaacacatgttagttaccattagtttagtttagtagttttagaagtagtttctagagagagaagctctcacttctctctagaattaggattaggattaggcttagttcttagatctagatttcaattcaccttcttctacttctatctctcaaCTTTTTGTTGctagattcatcttcttctattcttttgttgtaatttcctttatgttgttcttatatctTGTTGTAGATATACTCTTgttagtctttccttgggagttggctaggacttgtggctcaagtcaattcatccacttgactttcctttattagcaagggttaactaagtggtagcaatgaacaattctcatcacaattgagaaggataactaggatagaacttctagttctcataccttaccaagagccttttatagttgttagtttattttcattgccatttactttcatgtttcttatccaaaaccccaaaacacatcacaaccaataacaagacactttattgtaattcctagggagaacgacccgaggtttgaatacttcggtttataaattttaggggtttgtactagtgacaaacaactttttgtatgaaaggattattgattggtttagaaactatacttgcaacgagaattcatttgtgaaattctataccatcaaaaatccgttcgtcagTAGGGTAGGGTACACCCTAAACccgtaccctaccctacccgcaggCATACCCGGACCGTACCCTACCCTACTCGCTGCGGATAGGGTAGCCTACCCTACCTGAACGGGTTGGACCGGATTGGGTACCCGCGGGTAAGGTATAAATTGCCAGCCCTAACGGCACTTAATCCAGGGAATCTCGTATTTTAgatcattcaaattcataagccatataaataaatcaattacaattcatcaacatccacatcattctcaatcgcATCTCATTCAGTATCATACATCAATCATATTCAATCCTTATCCTTCATTGTCACACCTCTCATTCCATCCATCAATAGTTCcatttcaaaacataattcattcttttctaaatgaatcaaacttaaaacatactcattttcttaataactcaaaatcaaaccatataaccttgaatctaaaatctttttaaataatcatataaacaaaatctctaatttttataaaatttcagcagcatctcctctaaaactcgaactttgccacccttttcgggtccaaacctgcattcttttcaattcaacatacccttcctcatcatcataacaatcaccacaataaatctacctcaaatcaacaattatactcatacaatattcaaattcaacaaccaaaattcaactaagaaTCATAGTTCACAAATCCTAGGTTTTTAACACAAAATACCTCATTATCACAACAACCTCCACAATAGTTATACCTCAAATTAATAATTCACCAAATCACCAGTTAACCAACAAGCACCAAACCAACCATATCCATCAACAGGATACTAAGCATTAAATATACACATGCAATCCAACATATCCTGTGGTCATCTAggctaagttttcacagaacattatatattaaatacaagaAATCTAAACCACACCTTAGCCGATTCCCAAGTATTATTCCAAGACAATTTTTCTAAAAGAACACAGCCCTCAAAACCTCAACTAATCcgcttcctccaagttccaatattcacaatttcaagctccaattatttattcacaacctaatacacattcataacacatatatatccaatttaatactcaaagctcaaatttaatgaaattaaaataaaattatcatatcctcaccttacccaagcttcacataagcaagagtgaacgtttttcttaaattaattggatcctaaaacatcagaaatcaaagaaattcaaccttcccattaaaaattcaaaaactggGGGAAAAGAGAGCTGAGAGTAAATAAACAAGTTACCAGTAAAATTGTTCCGGTAGAAATTTAGAGCTCGACGTGGTAAAcgtgtggccgcaaacggtgcagcGATCAGAGCTCGGACAGAGAAGTTACGGCGTACGAAAGATTGTCGTAAGGGTTCGGTGAAGTTTTCGTTCTTCCCTCCTCTTTGTGCTTCAGCTTCCGCTTCTGTTAAAATGAAGGGGAAGAAAGGCTTTGGGCCACTTAAAAGGGCTGATTCGGTTGGACTGACAGCCCGTTTCGGGttcggttcaaccggttcggtCCATTCGGTCCAATTTTGAACCGTTTTCTTCGAAATTagtatcaaaattctcgtttcaatgagctctatcctaatttgatataatattcgTGTTTCTAATctttcttattaaaaactaatttattaactaattatctactaatttaacCGGGGTTTACAATGTATCTATTACATGACGTCCAACTTCATGACTTGGTTTAAGTCCGTGGAGGAAAAATGGTATCTTATAAATGCAGCGTACTGACCAAGTCAGGCGGGATGGGAATGGTATATGAGCGCTTTAGGCAATGTGTCTCAAGAGATGGTTAAGTAGGCAAACCGCGTTAGAAAAGGCATCTGATTGCAACACTGCGATGAGGGGCGTAGATATGGTCATATGACCACCAATTTTTTTGAGTACATTAAAACTGTTTTTAGGGGGTACTAAAAACTTGCCAATTACCTCAATTGTCCGATCAACTTACAAAAGGTTACGGTAGCAATGGATACGAAAATGTTGTGAGGCACAAGTGCAACTCGCAAGTGGCTAACAATTTACATAGTGTCTCCTTGTAGCAGTCAAGAATAGTAGGAAAGATCCATTGAAGATGAGTGTCACACAGTGTGACAGAATATTACAACTTTTAGTGTGGAGGATCTTGAGCCGCTAGAAAAGTGGAGCCAAATATCGTATTGTGTTCGATTGAACTCTCAGACAACTGTGGCATGTTCCAGTCGTGGCATTTTCCATATCGCCATGCAATTACGTCTTACGTAGTAGCTAGTATTGAGTGGGATAGATATATCGACCCTGTATACAAGATGGAGTTTGTGTTTAAGGTGTACGAGATGGACCGCTGACGATTGCAAATGAGAAGTTGTGGCCAGAATAACATAGTACTAAGTTGCGACCCATCCCAGCTATGCGAAGGAAGGTTAAGGATCGACCAATGTCCACACGCATTAGAAATGAGATGGATCTTGTTGAACATTAGGAGAAGCGCTGTAGCTTGTGTAGGTAGGTAGGTTACACACGTTAGACTGTCTGAAAATACCCGCAGAGAACCATGTCCATCTTTTAGTATatcatttatattatattttatgttgTCAGGAGATTTATCCTTTTTATATTGTgtacatattttaaaaagtttgatTTGTACTAATATAttgtattaattaaaatattaaaaaaaaatttagacatGTATCTCATTCCTCAGCAAAGACAAAATTATTATAAACGTATCTCGTTCTTGTTATAGACGAGATACGTTCAAAGGTATCGTACTGTCTAATCTTATCTGCagactaaaaatattattaataatttcttgCATGTCTCGTATATGGCAGACgagatatataataaaatatattaacatAAATTTATCCATACATATATTTAAGTGTAAATTTagtattcattttatttatttaaaaaaatcgaaAGTCCACGTCAAGTTACAACAGGAACCAGGTCGAGGTAGTCTGTTTGGTTGTGGGTGTTTATCGGGGGTCTTTCGACCTAACCTAGTCCAAATCCTTTCCAAAAAATAAAACCTCATAGATTTTAGTGGAACTGAAGCCCACCAAattctgatatggtggagatcATTTTTGATTGATTACATACATAAAATGCTAGTTTTCATTATTTAATAATCATACAATTACACACAAGAATTTATGCTCGTTGAAGCATGCAGCTAAATAgatatgaaagaaaaaagatcAACTAATATTGATACCTCCACATACAAGAATGGACAAACACATTTTGCAATTGGAAAgctagaaattaaaaataagaaatgatCTATGATTTAATGAATTGCCTTGGACACATGGTCTTTTGAGGGATATAGAAATCAATAACATGCTCCTTCCACTTGTTGTCATCGAGATAAATCTCATAAAAACTCACTTCCCCACTTGATCTGATGCTTAAGGCAGCGCTACTCCTAGTACCATATAAACCCTACACAATATGATGATTTCATTGGAAACTTACCAAGTCAAAgtcaactaaaaattatttgcttttgaaagattaatttattattaccAGTGGAGTATCTACTTCAACAAAGATGGAGCTAAGATTGTATTCCCACTCAAGAGAGCATATGTGAGGTAGTACACTTTTCTCTGCTTTCACTCTGTCCTTCATCACATTTTCAATTACCTCCTTTGCAGGTATTTCTTCTTTACCATATTTTGCtatttcttttttgaaattcGATTCAAGTCGCTTAGCCTGAAAATATATNNNNNNNNNNNNNNNNNNNNNNNNNNNNNNNNNNNNNNNNNNNNNNNNNNNNNNNNNNNNNNNNNNNNNNNNNNNNNTTTTCCAAAGTTAGAAGAAAGATTCGAACCCAAAATCTCTAAGTGAGAATTATAATTCATTGATTTGAACCATCTTGCATGCAGGGACAGACTTAGAGGGGGCGAGTAGTGGCCTCGCcccctccaaaatttttaaaaactatatttatatatgggatatgtatttaaaaaaataaaaaatattatataatttagtattttcatatgtattattttttattatgtaataGATTTATGTCTTAATTGTttaattcactaataattttaacttaactaatttaatatcataCCCTCAAGTCTTTGTAAttttcaaattagtttttatataataatctttatatttatttaaaaaaaattatttgtttattttatattaacatatttaaaatttatattattattatattaataataacttacGTAGTTATATTTTGGTAATCATATTATGTACTTtagatattttttcttataaaaaatatttatttttcttctaaatttatgttgttaaaagaaaaacttttataaaaatatcttatatcTTATATTCTATAAAGGTATTGTGtctttcaaataattaataatttatcatttattttcaaatttttaaaattttttaaaataattaattttaattaataagatatATGATCATTTTTAACTAAACACGTTATAAATTATTggtactttataattttataatgtattattgatattgttatatttttttatataactatcatattaaaaataaaattttgaaaaaaatttataattatatatacattttttaataaattttttgaaaaactaactctaataactatatgttaattatttttattaaataaaaaaaattatttaaaatttggccCCTCCACACTAAACTTCCTGGATCCATCTCTGCTTGCATGTAATGATTAAATTAAGCACCGGCTATATAATATGCCACTAACCTTATGCCATGGTGAGTCTAATTTGTCGTTTGAGAGAACATGGAGGCCTGAAGGAACCTCTTGAATGGTTATGGGCTGTCCTTTGGGCCTATTTGAGATGTACATCATTGATTTGGTGCTAATATCAGCCACAATCAAGTTGAACCCATTGTAATAGTGAGCCTCTCTTTTCAGGCTTTCTGCAAATTCCTGTGGATGCTTTCCACTCtgctaaaaattaaattgttcattgacaaaaaaaaaaaaaaacttcattGATAAAAACGTGGATGCAGGTGATTAATTGGTttccataattaaaaaaatttaattactttagttgtttttatagttttattagatttataattagattatttttttcttttaattaacctttatattacttttaattttgtaattaggttCTTATCCATATAAAACATGTTaaagttaacaaaatatttttttgtaaattagaAGTACCCACAATTAAAAACCTAACTagatctttaattattttttaaaaaaaaaatattctattaattttaatatttttaacataaaaataatttaattataaaattaaaaataatataaaaattcaattaaaaaatataaaaatttaattataaatttaataaaactatagaaactaataaaataactaaacaaTTAAGTAATAATATGCTAGGAGTCAATAAACAACAAACTTATCATTACTTAAAATACAAAACAATAACAAAATGATTATTATTACATGCACAactgaaaaatattattattagtgaaTGTCTAAGtatcaaaatttcatttaaaaaataaagagacaATAGCTTTGCAATATTCAATCTCTATaaatcatatataaattttatgaaCAAATATAGGAAACCCAACTTTTAACTAACCTAGCCAATTTTTTTACTTCTttgtaaaattatatctttagccatcaattttttctaaaagatttaaaattaaaacttaaagtttaaaagataaatttaaaatttataatctaaaaataaaaattaaaataaaatagttttttaattaattcaaattatatatatacatgtgcGTGCGCATGCGTGTGTACATGAGTCTTCACCTTTAGAAATAGGAGGGGTAACTCTCCTCTGCTTTTGGCTTCAGGGAGGGTATGGAGTTCCAAAACATTGGTAAGAAAAGCTACTCTTCCTTCTCTTGAACAAGCCAACCATGTCCCCATTGCTATCTCGTCTCTTCCTCCAACAATATCATCACAATCTTCCCACCATGACACTGCCTTTGTAGGCCTTCATCACATTCATATATCCATAAgtaaaacaatatataatatatgcaATTCcataaaagaagaaaccaaattaattaaacttGCCTATTATGGTACTCATCTCTGTTgctcaaaagaaaaaatgggtAGAGTGGATGTGCTTGCCAAAGAAACAAAGCTATACACATTGTTCTGTGATGAATATTATTGAATATTCTTTATAGAATCAAGACATAACAATTTACATCGCTTGCCACGTATATATATAGAGCATCACATTCAACTAATTTTCCATGCACATATTCAATTCTTAATTATTACATCAAGTTGGCAAAAAATTTCATCCATTATTAAAAAGCTAATAATAAGTAGCTAAATTGAACGCAGCATTGTTACACTTGCACAACTTCGGACACAAGCATTTATGATCGAGGTTGAGTAGAACAAAGAACTATATATGAATTTTTACTACTAaagatgtttattattcaatttaGTTGCGATGAAAGTGTAAAGTTTATGTGAttcctttatttttaattttggtatatCACAAATGTTCTTTAGTGCAACCCAAAAAAAATTGTACTAAATTTACTTATCTTATTACTCCAAATATCAAATATGGTGGCTCATTTATAGGGCTAGCAGAATATCAAATCAGAGAATTAGGAGAGAAGAACTGTCCAAATTATTGTTTCTTTAAATACGACATACCCCTTCAGCTACCAAAGGGTTCCAAATTGCCACATTCGGAAAATCTGTGCACCTTTTATGGGATCTTAATACACTCCTTTCATATCAACAATGcattatgtttataatttcTGTGGCAACAATCATCAATACTCTTAACAACATAGAAAAGCAAGGCAAAGGAGATAGCACCAAATTAAAGTAGTTTTGTTTGTACTAGGGTTACTACCATGCTACAATAGCTACATGTAACTTTATGTTATCCACTTTATGGCCTATAGGCTGTGGTACAACTCTAGAATatcgtctttttctttttcaatttttgctTCATTTTCACCGAAAAGCAACTTTTATCAATTAATGCAATATATATAGCTTAGAAAATGGgcaaaagaaaaattatcataaaaataagagaaaattcCACTCTTTTCGCCTAAGAGatgttaaaataatactttttttctcttttatttataaaatatacattctcctcttttataacttttaaaaaacctcttttttaattcattttaaatttaacataactaatgttaattttatctat belongs to Arachis duranensis cultivar V14167 chromosome 8, aradu.V14167.gnm2.J7QH, whole genome shotgun sequence and includes:
- the LOC107460767 gene encoding uncharacterized protein LOC107460767 codes for the protein MCIALFLWQAHPLYPFFLLSNRDEYHNRPTKAVSWWEDCDDIVGGRDEIAMGTWLACSREGRVAFLTNVLELHTLPEAKSRGELPLLFLKSGKHPQEFAESLKREAHYYNGFNLIVADISTKSMMYISNRPKGQPITIQEVPSGLHVLSNDKLDSPWHKAKRLESNFKKEIAKYGKEEIPAKEVIENVMKDRVKAEKSVLPHICSLEWEYNLSSIFVEVDTPLGLYGTRSSAALSIRSSGEVSFYEIYLDDNKWKEHVIDFYIPQKTMCPRQFIKS